GGCGGCGGGCGGCGCTGGGCGAGCAGAAAAAGATGGCAACATTCCGCGTCATCCAGCTTCAGGGCTTTCGATAACCTGAGAAGGACCTCTTCGGAGGCATTGATATCACGGCCCTGTTCGAGCCAGGTGTACCAGGTCAGCCCCACCCCGGCGAGCGTCGCCACTTCTTCCCGGCGCAAGCCCGGGGTGCGGCGGCGGCCGGTGGGTGGCAAGCCGACATCCACCGGCCGCAGTGTTTCCCGGCGTTGGCGCAGGAAAGCGGCCAGTGCATCGCGACGTCGTTCGAGGCTGCGTTCGGGCATGGTGCGGCTCCCGGCAAGGGTATGGCGACGGATAACGGTATTACTCTGAATACCAGGATAAGCAGCTATATTGTACCTGTATAAATCACAGCACAGACTGACGCCTCCCGTCCACATTCCAGGAGGCACCATGCAGGCCTGCTCCACCGACCTCACCCTTGAAGACGCCCCGCCACCACCCGCCGATGCCCGGGCCTGGGCGGGGCTGGCGGTGCTGGCCCTGCCCACCTTCCTGCTCGGGCTGGATGTCACCGTGCTCTATCTCGCCCTGCCCGCACTCGCCGCCGATCTGCAACCCGGCAGCACCCAGGCCCTGTGGATCATGGATATCTACGGCTTCATGATCGCCGGCTTCCTGATCACCATGGGCGCACTGGGCGACCGCATTGGCCGCCGTAAACTGTTGATGATCGGTGCGGCGTTGTTCGGCCTGGCTTCCGTGCTGGCGGCCTTTGCGCCCAGTGCCAACGCGTTGATCGCCGCGCGGGCGATGCTGGGTATCGCCGGTGCGACCCTGATGCCCTCAACACTGGCGCTGATCAGCAACCTGTTCAGCCAACCCCGGCAGCGGGCCCTGGCCATTGGTGTCTGGGCAACCCTGTTTGCGCTGGGCATGGCTGCCGGGCCGGTGGTGGGTGGCCTGCTGCTGAGTCTGTTCTGGTGGGGCTCCGCATTTCTGGTGGCGGTGCCGCTGGTGCTTCTGCTGCTACTGCTGGCGCCTCGTCTGCTGCCCGAACACCGGGCCAGCAGCCAGGCGCCTCTGGATCTCGGCAGCGTGGCGCTGTCGCTGGCTGCCATTTTGCCGGTCATTTACGGCATCAAGGAACTGGCGCGGCTTGGCCTGCATGGCAACGCGCTGCTGAGTCTGTGTGCCGGGCTGATGCTGGCCGTGGTGTTCGTACGGCGACAACAACGTCTGGCCCATCCCCTGCTGGACATGACCCTGTTTGCCAGCCGCCGTTTCAGCGCCGCACTGGTGGTCTTGCTGGTGGGCCTTGTGGGGGTTGCCGGAGTGATGCTGCTGGTCACGCAATACCTGCAATTGGTGGCGGGCCTGTCACCGCTCGCGGCGGGGCTATGGATGGGGCCGCCAGCCCTGATGATGGTCTGCGCCGGGATCGGCGCCCCCCTCCTTGCGCGGCGTTTCAGGCCCGGGCTCGTGGTCGCCTCGGCCCTAACGCTGTCCACCCTTGGCTATCTGCTGCTGGCCCGATTATCCGCATCGGCCGAAGCCGTACCCGTGGCCATCGCTGGCTTCTCGCTGGTATATCTGGGTCTGGGCACGATCGCCGCGCTGGGCACGCATCTGGTGGTCAGTGCGGCACCGCCTGCCCAGGCAGGCTCGGCCTCTGCCATGTCCGAGATGGTGCAGGAGATGGGCATCGCCCTGGGCGTTGCACTGCTGGGCAGCCTGGCCACCCTGCTCTATCGGGTTCGCATGGCGACGCTGCCGGAAGTCACCGCAGGGGAGCTGGCGCCGGACCACCCGGCTCTGGACAGCCTCTGGGGTGCCGCCCGTGACGCGGGCACGTTGATATCGCCGTCGATGCTGGAGGAGGCGCGCGCCGCGTTTGTGCACGGGCTGAACATCACGGCGGGCCTCAGCGGCCTGGCGATACTGCTGCTCGCGCTGCTGGCCGCCCTGACATTACATCATGTCAGGGCGCTGGATGACGGAAGCCACGCGTGATCCGCGACTGTCGATCTCGGTTGCGGTCAAGCGACTTCATTGACGGCATTGACAAACATACGCTGGAGGGAGAAGCCCATGCATGACGATGCGCGCGCCTACAACGCCCGCCAGACACCGGACGATCGGGCCATCTGCGATCTGCTGGCCCACGAAATCGATCGCCATCTGCCGGAGGCAGAAAGCCGGGTATGGCATGCCCACCCGGTCTGGTTTCTGGATGGCAATCCGGTGGTCGGCTACAGCAAGCTCAAGCACTGCGTGCGCCTGCTCTTCTGGAGCGGCCAGTCGTTCGAGGAACCCGGCCTGAAAAAGGAAGGCCGCTTCAAGGCGGCCGAAGCCCGTTACACCCATGTGGATCAGGTGGACACCGATGCCTTGGCTCGCTGGCTCGGCAAGGCCCGGGACATACAATGGGATTACAAGAACATTGTGCGCCGCAAGGGTCAGCTGGAACGCTTGTAAGCCGCCGCCCATGGCGGACTATCGCCGGTGACGGCAATGCATGATCGCCGGCGACGCCTCGGGCATGTCCATGGCCAGGCCGGCCTGATGCCTGAGCACATTCAGGATGCCCAGTTTGCCGGGTAAAGGACTTTGCGGTGCTCCCCAATGCCGGTACAGGGTAAAGGCGCTGCTGATGGCCCGCTCCGGTGATCCCCAACGGGCGAACGGCGTGCTGCGGAAACGGGAAGACAGCAGTAACTCACGGGCCGCGTCTTGCGGTGGCACGCCGCGAAGGCAGGCCGTGTACAACTGCGCTTGCAAGAATTCCCAGTAGTCGATTTGTTGGCGTACCATCTTGCGCGTGGCCAGCGGCCCGTGGCCCGGTACCAGCACATCTGCATCCAGCTGCAGCAACCGTTGCAGCGCACGAACCAGATTCTCCACCGGCCCGGCCCAGGCAACAGGCGTCGAATCGGCGAATACGATATCGCCGGTGTAAGCCACCCGCCGCTCCGGCACAAATACGATGATATCGCCATCGGTATGGCCCGGGCCCACCTGGGTCAGTAGCAGTTCCACACCATTGATGCGCAGCGCCGTCTCTTGCACAAAGGTTTGCGTGGCGGCTTTTACCCGCACACCCCGAAAATCATAGGGTGACAACATCTCGCCCATGTAGCAGCCAAAGTCAGAGACGGTGCGCATGGGAAAATGCCGCGACACCGAAGCCGCGTGCTTGAGCGCGGTCATGGCGCGGGGGCTGGTGTGGTGCATCTGATCGACGCAGGCTTGCGACGCAATAATGGTCTGCTCCGCAAACAACTGGTTGCCCCAGCAATGGTCACCATCGGCATGTGTATTGATGACATGGCTGATGGGCGAATCCGCTGTAACGGTCTGCATCGCGTCCAGCATTTCGGTGGTATGCCCCAGGTCCCAGCAGGTATCAATCAGGACGCTCTGGCCCTTGCAATCCAGCAAGCCGATATTGGTTTCGCCCCAGGCGCCGTTGGGCACCATCCAGGCATAGCTGTCTTGCGCGACGCGATAGAGCCCCTCACGAAACAGTGGCCGCTCGCCGAAGCGTGTCAGCAACCTTCCGGGGCCCGTCAGCCATGTTGCGCCCATGCCGTCTCTCCGTTACAGGATGGTATGCGTGATCTCGCCGACGCCTTCGATAGCAAGGCGCAAGGTGTCGCCGCGTTCGAGCAAGCGGCCCGCTTCCATCCCGCAGCCGCCGGGCAGTGTGCCGGTGCCGATCAACTCGCCGGGGAACAGGGGCTCGTTACATGACAGAAAAGACAGCAGCTCGCCGAGCGAGTAACGCATGCCGGCCGTAGAGGTGCGTGTCACCAGATCGCCGTTGAGATGAACGGTGCCCGCCAGTGCGTCAATGCGCGGCAGCACTTCGTCGGCGGTGACCAGCTGCTGCGAGATTGACGACATGAAATGTTTGCATTTTTGCGGACCGAAACCGGATTGCATTTCTGCGCGCTGAATGTCCCGGCCTGAAAAATCATTCAACACGACGAAGCCGCCAATGGCGTCCAGTGCTTGCTCGGGTGAGGCGTTGTGCAGCGGTTTGCCGAGCACGATGCCGAGCTCCAGCTCATAGTCGAAAGCGCGGGTGTGATCGGGATAGGCGACGGCGGTATCACCGGCAACGATGCTCAGATGATTGCCGAAGTAATAGATCGGCTGGCGCTGCCACAGGGCGGGTGGCCGGAAGGCCGGGAAGGGCCGGCGCATCACGGTTTCGTACAGCCGCGTCAGGGGATACACCGACGGCATGAAGCGGCGCACATAGCCGCGCGAGGATTGAATCCAGTGGCGCTCGAACAACATGCCGTCGCGAAACGAGCGCGGCTGAAACGGCAGTAATGCGGTTTCCCCGGTCCGGGTAACGTCAGGTTGCAGCCCTGCGACAGCAGGCGCGAGCGGCAACAACCAGTCCGGCGGCTGTGCGCCAGGCGGACCATCGATGACCACCAGGCGTGAGCCTTCCGGGGCGGCTGCGTCGCGCAGGCGTTTGATTTTCATCCACAAGTCCTCCGTGATGCGCTAGCATGTATCCAACTGGATACCTGCGATATGCCGTAAAGTATCCAGTTGGATACCCCCTGTCAAACGGAGCAACGGGATGGCAAAGGTGTCAGGCATCGTTATGCCGGAAGGCAAACGGCTGCTGCTGAACGCTGCGGCACGATTGGCCGCACGTCGCGGCAGCGCGCACGGACTGGTGTTGCGAGAAGTCGCGCGGGAAGCCGGGCTGAACCACAACACCTTCTATCGCCACTTTGATGATATGGACGCGATGTTGCAGGCCATCGCGGAAGACTTCGCCACCCAGCTGCGCCAGGGCATTCGTGCGGCACGGGCGAACGCGGCACCCGGCGCGCCGCCTTCCCTCGACGTGGTCGGCTGGCTGTTCGATCACGCGCAACAGTATGCGGACGTCTTCACCGTCGCCCTGCGTGAACTGCACGGCCCACCGGGGCCGCTGCGTGATGTCGTGCGCCAGACCCTGGCGGATATTGCCCAGGACATGCACGAGGACCTGTGCCGGTTTCCCGGACTTGGCGCGATCGACCCGGTTCTTCTGCGTCAGGCCGTCGACCTGCTGGTGCGCCATAGCGTCTGGCTGTGCCTGGATTTCCTGGAGCAACCCGAGCGCCGCGAGGCGTTGCTGGATAACGCCCGGGAAGCCTTTACCACCCTCACCCTCGGCGTCCTGGCCCGCAGCAAGCCCTGAGCGATCGTCATCTTTCAGTGACGCACGTGGTCGATCAATGCCCGTAACTTTGGCGCCAGGTTTTTGCGCTGTGGGTAATAGAGATAAAACCCGGGGAATGGCGGCAGGAAGTCCTCAAGTAACCAGACCAGCTCGCCGCGTTCCACGTAGGGCCGGAAGGTCTCGCGCGTCGCAAAAGTGATACCGGCACCACACAGCGCCGAACGCAGCATCAGGCGCAGGTCATTGGTGGTGATTTGCGGTGCCACGGCAACGTCAAAGGCAACGTTGTTTTCTTCAAACTCCCACCGGTAAGGCGCAACACTCGGCGCCCGGCGCCAGCCGATGCAGCGGTGGTGAATCAGATCGCGGGGATGGGTGGGCGCGCCATACGTGGCCACGTAGGCCGGTGCGGCCACAACGGCTTCTCGTTGGGCGCCGGTAACGGGCACGGCAATCATGTCCTGTTCAATCACCTCTCCCAGTCGCACGCCCGCGTCGAAACCGGCCGCAACGATATCGAACTCCTCATCGGTGACCGTCACATCAAGGGTGATCGCCGGGTGGGCCTCGGCAAAAGCCGCGAGCAAGGGACCGGATAGAAACTCCTCGGCGATCGAGGTCACGGCGAGCTTCAACAGGCCGCGCGGCTGATCTTCCGCCGCCAGGCTTTCCAGCACCCCGGTAATGTCGGACAGCGGTCGCGCCAGCGCCGCTGACAACCTCTCACCGGCTTCGGTCAGCCTGACCGAGCGCGTGGTGCGCGTGACCAGCGCAGTGCCGATGCTGTCTTCCAGGCGCCGCATGCCCTGGCTTACGGCGGAGCGGGTCACACCGAGTCGGTCCGCCGCAGCGCGGAAGCTATCTGCTTCCGCCACCGCCTGAAACAAAGAGAGCAAATTCAGATCGATATTCATTGTCAAGCACCGCTAACCGCCGAGTCCAGAAGTGAAGGGATACCGGCTACAACGGGAAATGTCTACCTTTCCTTCATCCACACAGAAGGAGAGCACAATGAACAAAATTGTTCTGGTAACCGGCGCGTCCGGCGGCATTGGTGAAGGCATCGCCCGGGAGCTCGCTGCCCACGGCGCCAAGGTGTTACTCGGGGCGCGTCGAGGCGACCGTATTGACGCCATCGCCAAGGAAATTCGTGCAGCCGGCGGCACGGCAGAGGCTCGGATACTGGACGTCACTGATTGCAGCGCCATGGCAGCGTTCGCCCAGGCCGCCCTGGACCTTTGGGGGCGCATCGACGTTTTGGTCAACAATGCCGGTGTCATGCCTCTGTCCCCCCTTGCCGCCGGGAAACTGGATGAATGGGAGCGCATGGTCGACGTGAACATCAAGGGGGTGCTCTGGGGCATCGGTGCCGTGCTGCCGATCATGACGCGGCAGGAGAGCGGTCAGATCATCAACATCGGCTCGATTGGCGCGTTGCAGGTCGTGCCCACTGCCGCCGTCTATTGCGCCACAAAATTTGCGGTGCGCGCGATTTCCGATGGGCTGCGACAGGAAAGCAGTGCCATCCGCGTGACCTGCGTGAACCCCGGCGTGGTGGAAAGCGATCTGGCGTCGACCATTACGCATGAAGACACCAGGGCGGTGATGGATCAGTACCGTGCCATTGCGTTGCAACCAGAGGATATCGCCCGGGCGGTACGTCAGGTGATCGAAGCACCGGATAGCGTGGATACCACCGAGATTACCCTCCGACCCACAGCCTCCCCGCAGTGAAGCGCGGGCATGAGAGGAAGCACCTATGACAGTTTCCCTGGATAATCGCCGCTCGAATCACGTCGCATATGCCGTGCTGATCACGCTGACTTGCGTGATCAGCGCCATGCCGGCGTACGCCACGAAGACATCGGCGGCAGCGCGCAATCAAGCTATCGTGCAGCACGCTTTTGACAACTGGGCTCGGGGCAGCAATGTCTTTACCGAACTTCTGGCCTCTGATGTCAGATGGACAATACACGGCTCGGGCCCGATGGCCGGCACTTACGTCGGTCTTGAACATTTCATTGCGCAAGCTGCTGCGCCGCTGACCAGCCGCCTGATGAGCCCGCTGATTCCCGAGGTTCATGATATCTGGGCGGTGGGCGACGCCGTGATTATCCGCTTCGACGCATCGGCCACAACAACCTCGGGTGGCATCTACACCAACCAGTTTGTCTGGATCTTCAGGATGCACGAGGGTCTTGTCACGGATGCGGAGGCGTTCCTGGATCTCGTGGCCTATCAGGACGTGGTCGACAACAATGTTGCGAGACAGCCGTGATCCCTGGCTTCCGGTTGTGGAGAGGATGTCGAATTGCCACCGCGCCTTTCGACTAACGGCGACCAATCCGGTCAGCCTGATGTGCAGAGCGTTTGTGGAGAGCGTTATGGCAGAAGAGAAAAAGGTACAGGGTCCGGCGTCCTACTTCCCGTCTATCGAGAAGCGCTACGGGTTCCCCATCAGCCACTGGCTTGAGCTGCTGGAAGCACAAAAAGAACTCAAGCACATGGAGATGGTGGCGCTACTGAAGAATGATCACGGGCTTGGCCATGGGCATGCCAATGCGTTGGTCGCTTATTTCCGTCATCAACGCGGCGCTGAGCATTAAACCGTACACAACAACGATCCATGTGCAGTATGGCGTACATTCTGGTGTGTCATGCGCGGGCAATGATGCAGGTTTTCAGCGGGTGCGCAGTAGCAGGCTCATTCCCACCGTGCGCGGTGCGCCCGCCAGGGCGCCGTAGTCGCCGCCGCCATTCAGGGCAAAGACAGCCGTCATGTAATCTTCATCCGTGAGATTGCGCGCCCACAATTCGACCTCCCAGCGCGCATGACGCACACCAACGTGGGCATCCAGCAGTCCCCTGCTGTCGACATGACTGCCGGTGCCGCGCTCGGTGGTGCCGTGATAACCGCTGCGCCAGTGGTAATGCAGGCCGCTGTACAGCTGGCGGCCGTCGCTCAGCAGGTAGACGTGGCGCAGGTCGGCGTAGGCGGTCCAGCGCGGTGCATTGGCCATGCGTTCACCGCTGAGGTCACAGAACAGCTCGCCGGATTCCGGCGGGCACGGTGCTTCCGGAAAATCGAGGTAACGCGCGTCGTTGTAGCCCGCCCCGGTGGCCAGATTCAGGCTGCCAGGCAACGGGGTCTGCGCCTCCACTTCCACCCCGCGGGAACGCACCCGTTCAACATTGATGATGTTATTCATCTGCGGGATCAGTGGCGACGAATCCGGGTTGTAGGTCAGCGCCTGGTAATCACGAATCTCGATCTGGTACAACGTCATGCTCACCTGCGCCTGGCCGGGCAGCGGCGCGATCACGCCGGCTTCCAGACTGCGGCTTTGCTCCGGCCTGAAGGTCGGCGGCACACTGCCAGACACCGTCTCACCATTGATGCCCCCTGGCTTGAAGCCGGTGCTGACGCCGGCCTGATAACGCACGCCCGACGCCATGGTGTAACCGCCATACAGGCCACCATCCAGACTCTCGTCGCGGCGCCGGTGACGGGCATCGCTGTTCTGCCCCAGCAGCGCCGCACGCAGGGCCAGAAACTCGGGGATCGGCGGTATCGGTTGCAGGCCGCCCACGCGTCGCGCTGTGGTGCCGTGCGTACGATCGTGGCTGTGGCGCAATACCGCGCTGACATCAATGCCGGGCCGGGGTGCCCAGTCTGTCTGCGCATAAAGGGCTCGGTGACGAGCGGATTCCGTGCCCGGCGACACCACCGTGCCGCCATCGAGCACACTCGCCAGCAGCGCATCGTCCATCGGCGGCAATCCCATGCCGGCCGTAAACCAGCGCGCCGCATCCGGGCCATATTGCAGGCCTCGCACCCGGTCATGGGATTGCTCCAGATAATAGGCGCCCAGGCGATAATCCAGTGACACGCCCAGCGCCCCTTCCAGACGCAACTCCTGACTCCACTGCTGATGCGCCATGCTGGCCCCACCGCGCGGCGCCACCGCCAGATCGATGCTGTCCAGGTCATACCAGGCATCCATCTGCCAGTCGCGCCAGCCGGTCACACTGACCAGGCGCAGCGCGGGCGACACCCAGGCATCCAGGTGCAGGGTGGCGGAATCCTGATCCATCAGTCGGCGATTGTCCGAGTCTTGCGCCACCTGGCGCGAGTAAGGGTTGGCGGGCAACAGCGGATGTCCCAGTGCAGCCGCCCGGGCCTGCGAGGCCTGGCTGTAGTGCGCGACAGAATAGGCGCAGCACGCTTCATCAAGCCGCGTGCGTTCAAGCAGCAGGCGCGCCCGCATATCCGCCAGCGGCTGCCACAACAGTTGAACCCGGGCGCCATCATGATATTCGTTGTTGAGCTTGCGGCCATCAAACCGGTTGTCGACCACACCGTCGCGCCGGTGACGATAGGCCGATACGCGGGCAGCCAACTGCCCCGGCAGCATTTCGCCGTTGGCCACCAGTTGATGCTGCATCAATCCGTGACTGCCCAGCGTGCTCTGCAAGGCCGCGCCGGTATGCCACTCAGGTGGGCGATGACGCAGATGCAATGCGCCCACGCTGGTCGCCGGGCCAGGCCCGGCCAGTGCCGGCGTACGCACAATCTCCACCGATTCCAGATCGTAGAGATGCGCAGGAAACAGGGCCTGGCGCCCCAGATACACCTCATCCACAGTGACGCCAACACTGCCGCGCATGCCATCATTGAACGCGGTGGTGCCGAGGCCACGCAGAAAAATGCCGGTATTGCGATTATCCGGCTGGGTCATCTGCAACGACACGGTGCGCAATGCCAGCTGTTCGGCATCGATACGATGGTCGCTGATCGACCGGGGCACGTCAGCGCCTTGCTCCGCGACCACATCAATGACCGGTAGCTGCGCCGCCCGGGCGACAGACTGCAAGGCCACCAGGCCCAGCACACTGCACCATAGCGCGACGGTATATGACCACCGCCTGAAGAAGTCGGCCTGACTGCACCACATCCCTGGATTCCCCCCAGAACAGTTTCTTTTTTTATGCCTGCGGACCACCACCCAGCAGTGGCAATCGCAAGCGGGCCACCGTGCCGCACCCGTCTTGCGCCGGCAGCAACGCAATATCGCCGCCATGATGGCGAACGATCTCACGACACACATACAGGCCCAGCCCGGACCCCGCGGTGGTCTGCTCGTTGGCAGCGCGGTAATACTTCTCGAATACCTTTTCCACATCTGCCGGTGGCACGCCCGGCCCCTGGTCGCGCACGGTAATCACGGCATGATCCCCCTCGCGGGACAGGCTGAGCGCCACCGGCGTATCAGCGGGCGCGTATTTCAGTGCATTGTCCACCAGATTGGCCACCACCACCCCGACAAGATCGGGATCAACGCGGGCCGGAATGGCCTCGTCCGGCAAGGAGATATTCAAGCGTTCATCGGCGCTCGGGGCAATGCGACTTTCCAGAATATGGCGCAGATCACAATATTTCAGACGCAGGCGCGACGGGGATGCAATGCGGTCGTCCGCCAGCAGGTTCTCGATGACGCCGATCAACCGGGCCACCGACCGGCGAATACGCGATACGCGGCGATGCACCGGCTCGTCCACCGGCGTCGCTTCGGCCGCCAGGCCCTGCGCGGCGGAGTCGATCACCGCCAGGGGTGTGCGCAACTCGTGGGACAACATGGCGACAAACTGGCGCTGGCTCTGCAGCGCGCGCCGTTCGCTTTCCAGCGCCTCCCGCAAACGCCCCTGAGCGTCGGTGCGCTCGGCCACCTCCGTACGCAAGCGATCGTTGGCCACATCAAGATCGTGCGTGCGTTCCCGCACCCGGGCTTCCAGCGCCCGTTCGGCAGCCTGGGCGGCCTGCAGCGCGGCCTCCTGGGCACGACGGCGCCTCAGTTCCGTGCGCCCGGCGCGTTGCGCCAGCACCAGATTGAGCAGCACCAGATGCACCAGCGCGCCGACGTTCGGCAGATGATCCACCAGCGGCACTGTCTCCAGCAGCTCGAACGCCCTGGCAATCACCGCCAGCAAACCCGCCACCAGCGGCATGAACGCGATGGCATAGACCCGCACGCTGCGATGCCGGAACAAGGCGTGCAGCATCATGCCGGCAAAGCTGACGATGGCCACCACGGTGAGCAACCTGAAGGCGCGTACCGGATCAAACCCCGGCTGCAGGCCTGCCGCGCCGGCCGCCCCCAGTATGATGAAAGCGGCAATCAGCACGCGCCCGAACTGGTAAAGACGCGGATAGTAAAGTCGCGTCCTGAAGGCCAGCAGGACAAAAGACGTCATGAACACCGCACTGGCGGCAAACAGGGTCCGCGAGGTCGGGTAATACCAGGCCGCGAAGGCGGGCACCATCTGTAGCAGGTAGCCGCCGACCACCAGCGAAAACAGCGCCGTGGACAACAGCGCGAGAGCGTAGCGCAGGTAAAGCGGGTCTTTCAGACCGCGCCAGAAAAACAGGTTGATCACCACCACCAGCAGCATCATGCCAAAGTACAGCCCGAACCCGGCATATTCGGCAGCCACAAAACGCGACATGGCGGTATGTTCGAACAGCAGCAGGTCTATCGCCAGGCGCGGTGTGGTGATTTCCAGATAATAGACCGTCACACTGTCGGCGGCGGGAGACAGCAGGAAGGCCGCGCCACGATAGGGAATATCACTGTCATTGCGGCCCTCGGTCAGCGCGCGCACCCGCGTCCTGAAGCCCTCATTCGTCACATCGTGCAGCGCCACGTGCGCGACATAGGCAGGCAGCAACTTCAGTACCCAGTCGCGACGCGCCGTATCGCTGCGTTGCAGGCACAGCCGCAGCCACACGGTTTCATGGTTTTTCACATGCACACCGGAACGGGGCAGCGGCACAAAGGCACTTTCCGGCAAAGCTGCCACCTCTTCCACCGACCCCGGCGACAGCTCCGGGGAGACACGTGTCAGCCCGGCACCCAGTGTGGCGACACCGAATTCGCCCGCTTGCGTGAGCTGTGCCGCCGTACAGCCGGGCGCGGCGGCCGCAGGCGTGCACCAGGACAGCAGCACCAGAGCCAGGCCCCAGCACAAGGCGCCGCCACGCAACATGATCACGGTCTCACCACCGGCAGCCATGTGCTGCGAGCACCTGGCAAGCTGGCTATACTGGCCAACGGACAACGTCGGGCCGGGAAAGGCAACATCAGAAGGGGATACATGATAGGCAAGGGAATCCGTGTCTGTGTGGTCGAAGACGACGAAGACCTGCGCGAGGAGCTGGTCTGCGCCCTGTCGCGGGAAGGCTTCGAGGTACGCGCCTTTCCCGGATCACGAGAGCTTTACGCCGCATTGCTGCATCAGAGCACCGACCTGTTGCTGCTTGATCTGGGTCTGCCCGGTGAAGACGGCCATACCATCATGCGTCGTCTCAAGGATGCCATGCCCGTCGGTATTGTCATCTGCTCTGCCCGCAGCGCCGTGGATGAACGTGTTCTCAGCATGATGACCGGCGCCGATGCCTATCTGGTCAAACCGGTCGACATGCGCGAGCTGGTGGCCACGCTGATCAGTGTTTATCGCCGTCTCGGCAAGAGCACCGCCCCTGCCCTCCCCGATGCCCCACGCTGGTCTCTGGCCGATGAAGGCTGGACACTGCGTGCGCCGGATGGCGCCTCCCTGCCGTTGAGCCCCTCCGAAGGCACAGTCCTGAAACTTTTGTTTAGCACCCCCGGGCAGCCGGTCTCCCGCGACAGTATCGTTCAGGCGCTGGGCCACAACAGCGACTATTATCTGGATCATCGCCTGGACATGCTGTTCAGTCGCTTGCGCCGCAAGGTACGGGAGCATTGTGGCGAGCGCTTGCCTGTGCGTGCGGTGCGAGGTATCGGCTTTATTCTGCGTCCCTGATTTTCCACCGGCGAAGCGGCTCTTCGCAATGCCCCCGGTCGTAATGTGAGTTAGCGGTGAGTTTCGCAACCATCCGTGAGTGTCCCCGTCTTCCCCCGCGTCTAGATTTACCCCCATGTAACGTACCGTAGCTGGATCGTCGCTGCGCCGTAACAGGCCGGGCCAGGCGTTGTGCCTGCAGCCAGGCCAATAACAAACGCTCCTTGGGGGAGATTATCCAATGTATTTGCCTGCTAGCGGCCTTCGCGCCCGCCTGGCCTTGCTGATGCTGGTCCTGCTGACCACGCTGTCCAGCGTGGCCGGGGCCGACATCATTCGCGCTTTTGATACCCG
This region of Isoalcanivorax indicus genomic DNA includes:
- a CDS encoding TonB-dependent receptor, yielding MLGLVALQSVARAAQLPVIDVVAEQGADVPRSISDHRIDAEQLALRTVSLQMTQPDNRNTGIFLRGLGTTAFNDGMRGSVGVTVDEVYLGRQALFPAHLYDLESVEIVRTPALAGPGPATSVGALHLRHRPPEWHTGAALQSTLGSHGLMQHQLVANGEMLPGQLAARVSAYRHRRDGVVDNRFDGRKLNNEYHDGARVQLLWQPLADMRARLLLERTRLDEACCAYSVAHYSQASQARAAALGHPLLPANPYSRQVAQDSDNRRLMDQDSATLHLDAWVSPALRLVSVTGWRDWQMDAWYDLDSIDLAVAPRGGASMAHQQWSQELRLEGALGVSLDYRLGAYYLEQSHDRVRGLQYGPDAARWFTAGMGLPPMDDALLASVLDGGTVVSPGTESARHRALYAQTDWAPRPGIDVSAVLRHSHDRTHGTTARRVGGLQPIPPIPEFLALRAALLGQNSDARHRRRDESLDGGLYGGYTMASGVRYQAGVSTGFKPGGINGETVSGSVPPTFRPEQSRSLEAGVIAPLPGQAQVSMTLYQIEIRDYQALTYNPDSSPLIPQMNNIINVERVRSRGVEVEAQTPLPGSLNLATGAGYNDARYLDFPEAPCPPESGELFCDLSGERMANAPRWTAYADLRHVYLLSDGRQLYSGLHYHWRSGYHGTTERGTGSHVDSRGLLDAHVGVRHARWEVELWARNLTDEDYMTAVFALNGGGDYGALAGAPRTVGMSLLLRTR
- a CDS encoding sensor histidine kinase, translated to MAAGGETVIMLRGGALCWGLALVLLSWCTPAAAAPGCTAAQLTQAGEFGVATLGAGLTRVSPELSPGSVEEVAALPESAFVPLPRSGVHVKNHETVWLRLCLQRSDTARRDWVLKLLPAYVAHVALHDVTNEGFRTRVRALTEGRNDSDIPYRGAAFLLSPAADSVTVYYLEITTPRLAIDLLLFEHTAMSRFVAAEYAGFGLYFGMMLLVVVINLFFWRGLKDPLYLRYALALLSTALFSLVVGGYLLQMVPAFAAWYYPTSRTLFAASAVFMTSFVLLAFRTRLYYPRLYQFGRVLIAAFIILGAAGAAGLQPGFDPVRAFRLLTVVAIVSFAGMMLHALFRHRSVRVYAIAFMPLVAGLLAVIARAFELLETVPLVDHLPNVGALVHLVLLNLVLAQRAGRTELRRRRAQEAALQAAQAAERALEARVRERTHDLDVANDRLRTEVAERTDAQGRLREALESERRALQSQRQFVAMLSHELRTPLAVIDSAAQGLAAEATPVDEPVHRRVSRIRRSVARLIGVIENLLADDRIASPSRLRLKYCDLRHILESRIAPSADERLNISLPDEAIPARVDPDLVGVVVANLVDNALKYAPADTPVALSLSREGDHAVITVRDQGPGVPPADVEKVFEKYYRAANEQTTAGSGLGLYVCREIVRHHGGDIALLPAQDGCGTVARLRLPLLGGGPQA
- a CDS encoding response regulator transcription factor, which translates into the protein MIGKGIRVCVVEDDEDLREELVCALSREGFEVRAFPGSRELYAALLHQSTDLLLLDLGLPGEDGHTIMRRLKDAMPVGIVICSARSAVDERVLSMMTGADAYLVKPVDMRELVATLISVYRRLGKSTAPALPDAPRWSLADEGWTLRAPDGASLPLSPSEGTVLKLLFSTPGQPVSRDSIVQALGHNSDYYLDHRLDMLFSRLRRKVREHCGERLPVRAVRGIGFILRP